In a genomic window of Gossypium arboreum isolate Shixiya-1 chromosome 7, ASM2569848v2, whole genome shotgun sequence:
- the LOC108477951 gene encoding flavanone 7-O-glucoside 2''-O-beta-L-rhamnosyltransferase-like, translating to MEFQQQNPNSIRKSGNVQVESSSIQLIYLHLPSPSQLPPHHHTTRSLPPHLFPFLIPAFDAAKPNFSNILSTLKPNLVIYDFLQPWAAAAANEQDVESVMFLTTGADGISSAVHYFKNPNVEHSIQEAELKKYILQWFGGTENGVRNKDRFLECLERSSNMTVPVGPLVQECGNRKEDVHIMEWLGKKEPGSVVLVSFGSDLFISKEDMEEIAMGLELSKICFIWAVRFQGGYNMFYWKAFQRDLRRGV from the exons ATGGAATTCCAACAACAGAATCCAA ATTCCATAAGAAAAAGTGGTAATGTTCAAGTTGAGTCATCTTCAATTCAACTCATATATCTTCACCTTCCTTCACCATCACAACTGCCTCCACATCACCACACCACCAGAAGTCTCCCTCCTCACCTCTTCCCTTTTCTCATACCAGCCTTTGATGCAGCAAAGCCTAATTTCTCTAATATCTTGAGTACCCTTAAACCCAATTTAGTGATCTATGATTTTTTGCAACCATGGGCTGCAGCAGCAGCTAATGAGCAAGATGTTGAATCTGTCATGTTCTTAACCACTGGTGCCGATGGTATCTCCTCAGCGGTCCATTATTTTAAGAACCCCAACGTGGAACACTCTATCCAAGAGGCTGAACTCAAAAAATATATTCTCCAATGGTTTGGTGGTACTGAAAATGGTGTTAGAAACAAAGACAGATTTTTGGAATGCTTGGAAAGATCTTCAAACATG ACAGTTCCTGTTGGACCCCTTGTTCAAGAATGTGGCAACAGAAAGGAAGATGTTCATATCATGGAATGGCTTGGAAAGAAGGAACCTGGTTCAGTTGTGTTAGTTTCCTTTGGAAGTGACCTTTTTATTTCAAAGGAAGATATGGAGGAGATAGCTATGGGGCTAGAACTTAGCAAGATTTGTTTTATATGGGCTGTGAGATTTCAAGGTGGATATAACATGTTTTATTGGAAGGCTTTTCAAAGAGATTTGAGGAGAGGGGTTTGA